A region of Nostoc sp. 'Peltigera membranacea cyanobiont' N6 DNA encodes the following proteins:
- a CDS encoding Dps family protein, which yields MSSKVTVKNVNIGIDEASRAKIAEGLSRLLADTYTLYLKTHNFHWNVTGPMFQTLHLMFETQYTELALAVDLIAERIRALGYPAPGTYSEYAKLSSIPETLGVPKAVDMIRLLVEGQEAVVRTARSIFPVTEEVNDEPTADLLTQRMQVHEKTAWMLRSLLEE from the coding sequence ATGTCATCGAAAGTAACAGTCAAAAATGTAAATATCGGCATTGACGAGGCTAGTAGGGCTAAAATTGCCGAGGGTTTATCTCGTCTGTTGGCTGACACTTATACACTGTATCTGAAAACTCATAATTTCCATTGGAATGTAACGGGGCCGATGTTCCAAACCTTACATTTGATGTTTGAAACCCAGTATACAGAATTAGCCTTAGCAGTTGATTTAATAGCCGAGAGAATTAGAGCGCTTGGCTATCCCGCACCAGGAACCTACAGCGAATATGCCAAACTGAGTTCGATTCCAGAAACACTCGGAGTTCCCAAAGCTGTGGACATGATCCGCTTATTAGTGGAAGGACAAGAAGCCGTAGTCAGAACTGCACGGTCTATTTTCCCCGTCACAGAGGAAGTTAACGACGAACCTACTGCCGATTTATTAACTCAACGGATGCAAGTACACGAAAAGACAGCTTGGATGTTGAGAAGCTTACTGGAAGAATAG
- a CDS encoding ParB N-terminal domain-containing protein → MVRVQEIPLNQIKRPLPRVNDPNKVQALMESIAEIGQQEPIDVLEVDGQYYGFSGCHRYEACQRLGKETVLARVRKAPRSVLKMHLA, encoded by the coding sequence ATGGTAAGAGTCCAAGAAATTCCATTAAATCAGATAAAACGACCATTGCCCCGTGTAAACGATCCAAATAAAGTACAAGCCTTAATGGAATCGATTGCGGAGATTGGGCAACAAGAACCTATTGATGTCCTAGAAGTAGATGGACAATATTATGGCTTTTCTGGTTGCCATCGGTATGAAGCTTGCCAGCGTTTAGGCAAAGAAACCGTTTTAGCCAGAGTCCGTAAAGCACCCCGCAGCGTTTTAAAGATGCACTTGGCATAG